The genome window ATGACCCAGTGAATGAGTGTTCGGAATACACCCCAATCCCGTGGGACACAACAAGAACAATATCTAATTGTGAAGAGGTGCATCATTGCATATGGCTTTTTGGGTACTTATCCTTTTGTGTTTATATTAATCTTAAGGTGATTCATCATTCATCATTCAGGGGTGGCTTTCTGGGTTCTTTTCCTTTGTGTTTACATTAATCTTAAGGTGGCTCATCATTCAGCAGAAGTTCCTGCCAATTGGtcctcttttctcttcttttctcatgCTCATGATGAAGTTCCCACAAGACAttgatttaataaaatcttatttaaccAACTTATATCACCAAAAAGGCACTTCTTTCTTATAATATCTTTTTACAAAATTTCAGGACCCCAAGAGATTCATCGCATTGACAAAAAACCCAAGAAAACAAGCAAACTTACAATCATTTTCTTCCCCTTTCTTTTTGACAACACTTGTGAATAAGCCCATACGTTTACTTACAACCTCAACTTAATTACTACTAAATCTGACTATTTTTATATCAGAAAAATTCTGGTAGAGGCCTGGCTTCAAGAAATGACTTGAACAACACTAGTGATCTCTCAGGCTGCGAGAAGGGAGCTTCATGAGAAGCACCTCTAATGGTGGCAAATGAGAGGATATTACCATAAACTCTAGTCCATCCACCAACCTGGAAGACACAAACATGAAAAAAGGATTAAGGACATTAGTCTCATTCGttttaacaaaaacaattctATCTTCTGGAAGATCAATCGTGCTGCATAGTTCTTCTCCTTCTTTCAAAACTATGGCATATTATGAGTATAAAAGTTTTGGGAAGAACCAAAATTTGCTTCcaccttttttgttttatgcCAAAGAAAAAATGTTGCGCATGTTGGAAGAGACATGGTATCATGTCTTTGTCTCCAATGACTAAATCATGGAAGGAAAAGCAAAGCTGAATTATTCCCTTTTTCTAAAACCAAAGGATCTTTTTTGACTTGAAGGTGAGATTCAATCCCAGTTGGGAGTTGCCCTGCAGCCCCCTTTTCCTTAGGAAAGGGATTGTTGTCTGAGGTGCAGTCCCTGAGAGAAAGAGGCCTAACTGGCTCTGGGTAGGTAAAAAACAAAGAGTTTAGAAGACCAGCTACATTAGCTTCTTAATTACCTGCTTCCCCTCAAACCAAACTCTGTAAGGCACAGTTGTGTTTAGTCCCAGCTCCTTAGCCAGATTATGAACCAGAGTTCGACTCCCTGTCAATGGTATTACTGAATCTTGATCTCCACTGTCATTAGTTACTATTAGAAACTatggaaatttcaaatttcactaaTCTTATCAAAACCATGAAGAAGCTGGAAACTTTGAGTTTTCATTTACCTATAGACCAAGACTGGAATTCCAGCCTTGATGAGTGATCCCACAATGGAAATCGTAGGTATCTCCAGGTTGAGGAGCTCATAATCCAGAATGCTGTGATCAAAGAAAAGTTCATTTACTGGCACAAGGAAGAAAACCCCCTAATGATTCATTGCAATAGAcaagttaaaattaaattactcgCTGCAGACGGTCCAACTGCGAATGCCAACAAGCCTGGCATGGAGAGCCTTCTGCACATCTTTTCGGTTTAGATAATTCACAGTTTTATCGTCTATGCACACGTCTATCGTCTCTGCAACTTGCTGCCATGTGAATTAAACAATTATGGATTAAGAAAACAAGGCAGCACTGGAAGGATAAGAAAAGGTTATAATAGAGGCATTTTCCAAAAAGACTCACTTGGGGACTAATGACTTTGGATTGTGAGAGTACTGATGAAAGGCAGACGTCAAGGGTAACATCATACTTGTCCACAAATTTACTGGTTTCTCTGCTTACTTGGGCCATCACCCTTGAACAAACAGATGAAACTGAGTCTCTATAGTATTCACTCACATAGCGAGAATAGTTACAGGCAGAAGTGAACAATCTGTATGTTGAATCCGATATTAGGCCATGAGACCAGAAGTACTCAGCCCTTGAATTGAGGTCAGTGGCGAATTCTAGAACCGGATTACCCAGCTGCAAATGAaacaattcaattaaaaaaacccttttttttttatcacaaaaagCTAATATTTGGTTTGTAATACTCACAGCAATTCCCTTCAAATTGAACAACTTCTCCTTTTTGTTGAACCGAATCATGAGTTCTGCAAGTTGGGGAACATAGTGGCCTATTGACAAGCAAAGATGCGAAAGGAGGATCATCATCATTTCTAGCTCACATTTGAATTACAGGAGATGGAGATTGATGTATACAGTAAAAGCACCTGCATAACTTTCCCCTGTGATAAACAAATCCCTATGCTTGTATTGGGGAAACTTGAGGAACCAGCGCTGCAAGAACGCAAGATTGTCCCTGGCTTAAGAAAATAAGCATGAAAGCAGCTTTAGAACATAGACACAAAAAAGGCGACGGAGCTTCGAGTAAACCCCACTTTCTATATTCCAAAAGAATTGTTCTCTAAAACCCAGCATGGGGAGAATGAACCCATTAAAGCTATACTTGGAGGGAGAATTGAATATTGGGAAATGAGAGCCTTTATACAAAGGTCTTAATAAAGGCTAAATTGAGACTTCAGCAtagaaaaatttgaaagaaaagttTTCATATGCCAAGGAAAATACCTGTTATCTTATCATCCACTGTGACATAAGGGGTATCAGATGAATAAGAGAATCCCACTCCTACTGGTGTCTCTAGATACAGCATATTTGCTTCTGCAATTTGAAAATAGTAAGAAAACATCAATCTTTTTAGTTGTTTCCAATCTATCATTTCTGCTTAGATGAAGGAGTAACAAActggttttcaattcataagaGTAGTACTACCTCTGTTCCAGCTATACTCATTCCTCAACAGAAACTCCCCATTTGGTCTGAAAGGTCCATTTTCAGAGAATGCCCCCACCCCAAGTGAAGAACAGCCAGGGCCTTCAAGAAACAGATCAAACACATGAACATCCTATAttgaatttcatattttttgaaagGAAAGTTAAAAGAGTTGCAGACCTCCATTCAACCACAAAACCAGTGGTTTTGAAGCTGGGTCTGATTCAGCTTCAACAAAGTAGTAAAAGAGAGCTCTTTGCTTCTTGTCATCCAGACTGACATAACCAGAAAACTGCTGAAAGCCCACCTGGGGTTGTCCAGGAAGCTGGATAATCTTGTCAGGATGAGACAAAGAGGGGTGAGCCTTCAAGAGAAAGCAGAGCTGGAACACAACAGAAACCATTGGGATGGTTTTCCATGTTAGAGAATCCATGCTTTGAGGAATGAAGAGAAGGAATGGCCAGGACAAAGCACCAACAGAGGAGAAGCTGCTTAAAATGCTGCTCAGTGGAGGGCATGAGGAGGATGTGTGTGGGgcactgaatagaaaaaaaaaaacaaagaaaaaaaaatggctgGGCttgttttatattatcattacaGTGGTAGCTTTTTGCCTGCAGGCCTGGTCTCCTGAAAATGGTGGTGAAAGAGATGTGTGAGGGACTCAATGACAACACACAAAGACCACAGTGAATTGGGTTTGTGGTAACTTGGTCAGTTGAGGCGGATTCTGGGTATGGGATTGGTGTTTTGAAAGTGAAAGGAGAGAATGGAATCACTGAGCTTGCTTTGAGAGCCCTGAATGTCCTCTCAGAAACACAGTTCTGTTgttgcttttgttttcttttgttttttcctaaGAGTAATAAACCAACCACTAATACTTTGTATCCTTTTTGACAATAATAACAAGGAAGAGTATATTCCTCAGAAAGTAGCTTTACAGGATTACTTTACATTTCTCAGAAAAATGTGTGAACCTAGACCAGTTactataatatttttgtttctcaagaAAAACCCCATCTGTATTTTCCTGAGAAAATATCACACTATCACAAGGGCAATTGGTAGGATCAAATCATACTTCCTTTTTGGGTTTCTAAAACAATGGTTTTATCAATCGACTTTTGTTGATCTTCAAGTACAACCCCAAATCTAATTTTTCCAACTTTAATGAGATGAATAGGGACATAAGTCACATAACTTCTGTTAACTGTGAGTACATCTCTGAGAAATGTGTGCCACTTTCTGTATTCAAAGCAACAAGTACCTAAACATCCATAAATGCATCTCAAAATCTAGCATTTCCGAAGAAAACTTTCATGTAAAAACAAGGGTTTTGGTTGATGATTTCCTCAATTTGAGGAATGAAAACAACCCATATTAGGGATTTTTTTAATGAACATGACATGGGTCCTCatcaacaaagaaaataaataatccaAAGGATCAACAGGGTATCTGCTCTTTTCCAGGTATCTCACACATTTTCTTTATGTACTTATTTGGGATTGAGATTTGTTCTCTTTGACCTCTATAGAAAAAAGGTCTTCTTGTAATAATGAGGCATCCACTTTCTTCTCTgcctaattttttctttcatttcacaTACTCACTCCCAAGTCCCACCATATGGTCCCCATAACCCCATTCCACACCCTctaaactctaaaaaataatagCTTTCACATGGTGTGCATCAATTGTTTATATAGTCCAAACACATAAAATTGTATACTAACTCCAAACTCTTAGTCATGTGCATGCTATGCACTGCCATAATCAGGTATGGTTTAGCAAAATGAGGTCTAAATCCGGCGAAAAGCCGGGTTATTAACAAGGTTCAATCAAATTCATTTgagatgaggaaaaaaaaaaaaaagaggaaaagaaatgagaCATGAATAGGAGTAGGTAATGGGTTGGGTGGGATTGAGTTTTGAGTTGAGAGTGAAGCACAAAAGGCAAACACATACACTCAATCCTCCTATTCTATTGCAACCAACTCATTAAAAGGTGAGAGAGCATGCTCATAAAGAATTTAAAAGAGAAGGTAGTTGGGTGCAAATTTGAAGGCTCCCATGAGTTTGTTTAATACAAAAGATGGTGGTTGGGAGCATCAGGGTTGGGAAATGTGATGGCCTGATGGGGAGTGGGATGGAGAAGAGAAGGTTGGGGTTTATTTTGGACTCTTGCAAGAGAAGCAAAGcttcacttttctttctttactcTTAACTTTGTCACTTTTCATTGTTACTTTAAGATAGGGCTAGGGCATAGTGGGGAAAAGcttattaacttttttatttaattaattgtttcCCCCCTTTTTAGTAGTTAAATGTCACAACAATCATAGTTTGCCATATTGTCATAGAGCAATTGCACCTTGACTTGGAAGCAAACATGTTCACATCCAAATTCCAAAGACATAATAATATGTCATTAAGATATCATCTCCTTTACTAAAcctaatgattttatttttctctctttactttttgATTATTAAACAAAAACTTGTCATATGtcggaaagaaaatgaatgctAAAATACCATTCATAtgcataattaattaaaaaaaaagttatatctaaatacaaatattaataaagaatGATGAAGGTAAAGCatgaaaaatgttaataattctTTGGTATTATTTTGTTATGAGTTTAATTTTTGAACGTTATAAATAGGTCAACCAAGCATAGTGGAACATGCTTGGTGGCACACTTATGGGGCCACCATTTGAAAAGACAGAAAGGGGGGAAAGTGGGAGGGGGTCCTTACTCCTTGCTGCAATTGTCAGGACTGGTCCGGGGAGGTCCACTTTTACCCCCTTTTTGTGGCTCACTCCTTCAATTCAACTCTGAGAgctatttttaactttttgtcggtccaaaacaaaataatacCCATAGCATTTCCCATATCAACTTTCGATCGTGTGGTCCTGCTCCTATTCTTGTTGTTATCTCCCTGGTAGAGTCCTGATTTTTAGGAAGTAACCaaagcttttttctttttttttttgataagtaaagaaaaatttatttataaagagaCTCCAGAAAAGCCACTAGAGCTATTTTTAGAAtgtaattttgaaaacaatcttGAAAAGTTCTTTTTAATAACGGCTTTTTATAGTGGTTTTTTTATAAGCGGATATgcttttaaatatgatttaaaaataatttactacataatattttatttttaatcattatttgcatttgtataattactttttaaaataatccaaaagtaaaaacaattaatttttttcttgtgaAAACGCTACATTTTTcgtatttaaaaacaaaagactactttctatttttgggtcatcaaatatgttttccaatatttttattttaaaaaacagaaaagtattttaaaaaataattaccaaacaagacTCAAGCATCTTGAGTCATACTTAgatcttttataaataaacttaatatcttttaaaacCCCAATTATTCCAAGGAAatcacaaaattttataaaataaaagtaattttaattgttCCAAGCATTTGGCTTTGATTTTGTTCTATATCAAGTCTATCGTACAAACAACATAAATACAATTTCAACAAATCTCCCTAATACTATATGGTGGAGCCTAGGTCCTTTAGTATGAGGGACCGACTATAATACCGGATATGGGAAAAACCGAGCAAGCTCGGTGAAAATTTTGTAtgaacaaggaaaaaaatgacGAGCaacatttttggttttttttttttttcccaacacAAACAACATTTCAGGGTGCGCCCGGTCATGGAGTGTAGTCTGATTCTGCAACGGGCTTCTGATTAACAATTGAAACATAAGAAGGCTTGTGATTAACAATTGAGGCGTAAGAAGGCTGGTCGTTTTCCTTGCGAGATGCTTCCCAGAGTTGTTGCTCTATCCCTAGTTTCCTCAGCTCCCTCAGGCCTCGCTCAACTGTCAAGAACATACATCAAAGGGCATTAGATCTTCGAGTTTAATGTATGACGATTGAACATGGCAGTCATAGTCATGCATAACAATAAGGATCTTCAGCAATTTCTCTTCTTCTCATGGTTATGCACATGGCTTCTCCACAACTCTCATTTCCAGTGATGCACGAGGTCCCGAATATATGATGCAGTATGTAGAAAGCATTTCAGAAGCataactaaaatttattttctatctgATGTCGTAACATGATAGTTTTTAACTCCCAGCCCTTCGGTTATAACCTATGCAAGGAGTGACATTTACATCTAAAGCACATGCCCTAGAAAATATATGAGATCTTCACGGGGGGAAGAACAATTTCATCTGGAGTtttctcccattaaaaaagctCTCAGTAGTTCTGAGGTAGGTCTATTAAAATTGAGAGGGATTTATGTATGTTTTAACATTATTAGAAccagaagaaaaaaagagaaagttaCCATCAACAGCGTCATGTGAAGTTGGTGTTTGCCCACTCCGACTGATCCAAAATTGTAGTCTCTCTTCTGCAATATCCTCTTCTACACCATGGACTTTGGCTCTTCTCCAGAAATAAGTAAGCCAAGCCTGCACACGATGAATAGGTTGAAAACTATGAATCTTGACATGATATAAACATTTGGTAGTCAAATGTAGAAAACCCGCCTTCTTGTTGTATCATGTTAAAATGAACTATCCTTCTCTGTTTTTAAGTGAGAGATAAAACTATGATTGACATCAAAATGCAGGTTTTCAGTACCAGAACCTTTCCAATGGACTTATATAGATCTCCTGTAGTTAACATTAACAACAACAAATGCATAATCAAGGGGAAAAAGACGAAGTAATGGGTTTGTAGTTCAACACATGTCAGAATTTTATGCCACCACCGAAATATGAGCAAACTTATACAATAAACCAGCAAAATACCTCTTTGAAGAGAACATCTTCTGCCTCCTCTTGATTTAATTctggaaaataaacaaataaataagttataatAATTCAAGTTAGTTCTAAACTAGTCAACCTTAATTTAACACAAATGTTCTGAgaaattttccaatttaaaaagTAACGCTACAAGAAATCCACGGTAAAAATATCTTAGGGCCTATACACACTCATGTATGCAACCTCAAAGAATTAAAACCTAGGAAGCCCATATTCAGATATTTTTTATAGCATGGAGGACTGCACCCTCAGGAGGTTGAAACACTTCCAGGTTCCTTACATCCTCCCAAAAATGAAGTTAACATTTTCTTACTTCAATTTGATAAGTGTTAACAGAAGTTTACCCCATGAAAAAAATCCTATtagaaaggaagaaaatcaaCTCCATTCCAAAGTGTAAGGTACCATATGATAATTATAGTAGTTGTGGGTGCAGTGTTCAGTGTACATGCAAGAGGGAGTGGCCAATTTCTCCAATAAAGGATATTTAAGCCAACAGGGCCCATTTTTTGAACCAACCTATTTCAGTTTGTTGGTTAAATCACTTCCTATCCACCCAAAAAAATAGAACATATAAAatgagaatggaaaaaaaatcaaaacggAATATGTGCCACCAGCAGTACTGATGTGCAACTGATCTAGTTGGAGTTTCCTCAACCTGAGCATATAGAtgtcaaatatgaaaaaacaaaatgtcAGAATATTTCAGTTACCAAATGACTCCATGGACTTGGGATCACCCGGTGATTTATCTGCATTACAAAATCATAAAGGAATGATAAGTATGTGTTGCACATTATCTCATTATCTTAAGTAGCTTCTAAATCTTTTGGAGAAGTAATACTACATCATGGTATCATAAACTTCCCAACAAGATATAAGACACAGCCTTTACGGTAGGCCATAAAACAAACCacatatataaaaatcaaaagacaaTTCAAAATGATAACCTAATTGATCTGCAGATGGGAAAACTCAGTTTGTTATGTTAGAAAAGGGTTACATCAGGCATGGTATAGACTGGAAATAGAAgccaaaacaaaaggaaaagattACATACAGTCAGATTGGAAATCCTTTCCTTTAAGTTTTATAAGTTATAATTTCTTAGAAgacaaatggaaaatgaattGATCCCATCAAATCAATTATTAGTGCAAAAGGAAATGCAAATTCAACCattagaaatgagaaataaggcCTACCTGAGCTGTACTGTCGAACCAAATTTGGACGTCTGTGCAGGGCCAATGCAAGGACAATGGCATCCTCAACCtggaaatgatgatgataaaaacAATGACCAAAAATGCAAAGAATGCTTCCagagaaataaaagaacaaacagAAAGGTTTGACAGAACACGATGCAAAATGACTGGAAGATATTAAATCGGAGTCCTGAAGAATCCATGTTTACAGAGGTAGAATCCTTCAGGAATCCAAGACCTAATTTTGATAAAACATTCCTTCAGAAAGGATAatctaataaagaaaaaaaaaatagatgacaaacaacaaaattttgtGTTGAATATGAGAGAAAACCTTTAAGGAAGCTAGCTCCCTCAAACCCATTTCAACTGAAAGCATGCTCTCGATATTTCCTTCTCCGGTTAGATCACTCAAATCTCGGACAAGTTTACTCCTATCTGGATCCTCACCACCTGCAGGATGACATAGAATGCATAATGAAATACAAGCGatgaaaagaaaacttaaaCAACAGTCATGAATAAAGTTGTAAAACCAACAAGTAAACTAACCTCCATTCCAAGACTCTTCCTTGGCCTTTTGTCCAGCTGAAATGACGACTTCAAATGGCAAAGGTGCTAAAGATGACCAATGCTCATGCTTTGATAATGCTATGTCTGCACAGATGGCTGTACAGCAAGAAAGCAACAACAGACAAAACACATCTCAGATATGACTGAATAGATTAGGtattcatttcaaaaataaaaaataaaaccaaaacaaaataaatcaataataagatatgactgaatcaaataaataaagcactcgttaaaaacaaaagcaaatcaacaacaaaattttccaaatcactaaGCCCTGCAGAATGAAACGAATCTAAAAACCACTGAAATTATTTTGACATCAGATCTCAGGCATGGAATAGTTCAGAATCAAATGATAGCAGCTAACAGGAGATAGGAAGCTGCCATTAGGAGCTATTAGCATCAAGAATTTATCACAATACCAGACCataggaggaggaggaggaggaggaggaagaagaagaagaccatcAGTCAGCCCTATACTACTTCGATGAAAATACTGGAATAACAAACTACACAAAGAGCACTATGCTTGACCAAATTCTTGCTTCTTATGACAATCAAAACTTATCTCAACCAGACACATAAATTCGAGAGAATTTTTAATCAAGCTCTAAGGATCTCTGGCTGCCTTATAAGAAACGATAAGTAAATTGAAGCAGGCAATAACcaattgcttttatttttaagtaggACAAGATTTTGGTGTTAAATTACCATGATGTACGGCTAAACCCCAGTATCGAGCAAGCCAACATCTCTTCAGAACAACTTCTTCCTGAAAAATAGATGCAGTTATACAATTAGTGTCTGAACAGTTAGTCATTACTAATACTACCATTTATGGACACACCATCTCCTCCTGAGtcaaaatcattctttttgTCATGGAGCGAAGAGCTTTTGCTTCAGATTCTGCTTCTTGAAGTTGTTCTATAGCAGTTGTGGCACCATCTTTCAAGTTCTGATTCAAACAAGCAGGGTCAGGCATAAAACTCTAGTATAAATCAGAAAACACTTGATCAAGAATAGCAGTATACTAAAAGTCAACAAAAGTGCTCATTGATGACATAAACCACCTGTATTTCCAAACGAAGGTTTGCAATTTCCTCATCTCTCCCATCCTTGGTTTGTTTTGCCGCCTTTAGAGCAGCCTGTGGCCAAGAATGTTTTAAAATctaataaattcatttattcaaaGAAGATATTAGCAGGCTTTAATATAAGACAGGGCAACTCAGACTGTCAATTTAGAACAACAAATTATTTCCCAAGAAACATAACTAAGGTAATGGCCTAATATAAAGCCTTTGACATCCTTCAACACCAATATGAGAAGAGGAACATTAGCAAATTCTTAaccattaaatatttatatttattcaaaacaaaGTCGACACTCTCTGCTGACCTCTTTTTGACGCAATGCTGCTTCCTTCCTGCAGATAAATCacataaaaaatcataacaagaaaattaaacattaattGGCATAGACAAAGAAACCCAAGTTTACCTGCTCAACAACTTTGCTTCTAGGGATACACCTTCACCAAGAGCAGCAACCTATCAATAtaaattgaaccaaaaaaaaaaatgaataaactaAGAATTGTAGCTAGGACCCAAAAATAAGGAATATGAGGGCACATTCGTAGGTTACATATAATTGTAATATGAATTTGAGATAACAAAAGCTGGTAACGAACTTTAATTTGAGGTCACAAGGCATGTATAAGTTGTTAGACATGAGAAACAAATAGCAACCAGACCTATGGTTTTAGCTACACGAATAGTTTATTAACATGCACTTTAATaatttacaattaaaattttaataatgccAATCAAatagatatgaaaaaaaaaacaaacaaacaaaatcaCTTCAACAAGAACAACTGTCTAAAGCCCAACCAATTAGAAATGAAGAATTGCCACCGAGGAAGGACCCAAGAATTAAATTTAGGGAATCaattttaatgataataaatctaacaaaatttatcaatcaatattttttttatcagaaacaaacatatatattaattaagaatAGAAACACGAGatggatgaggaatcctccccaTGATGTACAAAAGgcatattctttaaaataattaaaaaaggtGAAATATGTTAAGCAAACactgtaaataaaataagtaattatgataataatgttgaaaaacaatttaaataaaaaaatttaaaaaaacaccaAGAAATGAGTGCAACAAAGTAAATACAGTGCACACAAAAAGCACCACCAAGCAAGCAAAAAGAAGAGGGAAACAAAATTATATGCGCTAGTCACATACAAATTGCAAACAATCAATACAAAATTAAAAGTTCAACATTCTATTAACAAAAAGCATAAATATAAGTAGTTATTAATTTcagtcatttaaaaaaaaatcaataatttcaattaGAGCAAAGAAGTATTTATTAATTtcagttattttaaaaaatcaataattccattaaattgttttatcaaaaagtctttaaaatattttaataaaaagttcaataatttaataataactaaaataaagcatattaaaaagataaaaggaaaattgGATGGATGAAGATATTCGTTAAGAAGTTACCTATGAttcgaaaataatttaataaaaagttcaataatttaataataactaaaataaatcatattaaaaagataaaaggaaaattgGATGGATGAAGATACTCATTTAGAAGTTACTTATGATTTGTGCAAGTCACtgtgtactttttttttaaaagtaactaATATCTATTGGCTATTTAGATTTTCATTCTCAAATGTTTTCTAGGAGTCATTCTTAGTGGAATTATTTTCCTCGATTTTAGGAGGGTAtgcattttttcaaatttttgagtttctttaGGCAAGTGCCCCTCTAAGTCTGTATTGGCTCCACCAGTGATTGCCACAAAAATATAGGATAATGATAGATGCATAACTCAAATAAAACATTCATTACGATAACACACAGCTCATTTGGAAACCCCTTTACCCCTTGGGTATCATGAATTTTTTTGGATAGGCCCTCAT of Vitis vinifera cultivar Pinot Noir 40024 chromosome 17, ASM3070453v1 contains these proteins:
- the LOC100247312 gene encoding serine carboxypeptidase-like 45, with product MDSLTWKTIPMVSVVFQLCFLLKAHPSLSHPDKIIQLPGQPQVGFQQFSGYVSLDDKKQRALFYYFVEAESDPASKPLVLWLNGGPGCSSLGVGAFSENGPFRPNGEFLLRNEYSWNREANMLYLETPVGVGFSYSSDTPYVTVDDKITARDNLAFLQRWFLKFPQYKHRDLFITGESYAGHYVPQLAELMIRFNKKEKLFNLKGIALGNPVLEFATDLNSRAEYFWSHGLISDSTYRLFTSACNYSRYVSEYYRDSVSSVCSRVMAQVSRETSKFVDKYDVTLDVCLSSVLSQSKVISPQQVAETIDVCIDDKTVNYLNRKDVQKALHARLVGIRSWTVCSDILDYELLNLEIPTISIVGSLIKAGIPVLVYSGDQDSVIPLTGSRTLVHNLAKELGLNTTVPYRVWFEGKQVGGWTRVYGNILSFATIRGASHEAPFSQPERSLVLFKSFLEARPLPEFF
- the LOC100256039 gene encoding coiled-coil domain-containing protein SCD2, translating into MDRRRTGSPVYGRQWSGGSSSTGSSSPAMSPAHPHSRLASGAGGVSTIKRSQNVAAKAAAQRLAQVMASQTADDDDDDDDLGFRYSAPPPPAPSSYASSINSNHSISSARATRSPSPALGRNFVEHTPSVRSTSAGRPAMSVRAMPIVPSSRATLRNPVSIPPMEPPAKNRPREKRSTLDLGHINLKGAENQHEASALHDELDMLQEENENIREKLRLAEERREEAEARSRELEKQVAALGEGVSLEAKLLSRKEAALRQKEAALKAAKQTKDGRDEEIANLRLEIQNLKDGATTAIEQLQEAESEAKALRSMTKRMILTQEEMEEVVLKRCWLARYWGLAVHHAICADIALSKHEHWSSLAPLPFEVVISAGQKAKEESWNGGGEDPDRSKLVRDLSDLTGEGNIESMLSVEMGLRELASLKVEDAIVLALALHRRPNLVRQYSSDKSPGDPKSMESFELNQEEAEDVLFKEAWLTYFWRRAKVHGVEEDIAEERLQFWISRSGQTPTSHDAVDVERGLRELRKLGIEQQLWEASRKENDQPSYASIVNHKPSYVSIVNQKPVAESDYTP